From the Mycoplasmatota bacterium genome, one window contains:
- a CDS encoding YitT family protein — MIGLLNKMNIEFKKQFKDYFYITLGLFLVALEIHLFMVPNNFVTGGVSGLAIVLKNAASHIPEQYQTIHLFGQAINISFLFSLSGIMFILNTILYILGTIFIGFKFGVRTVYSGYMLNFLYYLMVKIYPIKEPLIDDLLLQLIILSVMSAAGLAIVFRHHASTGGTDITGKILNKYFHIDLGKAVLLSDLVITISAFSINGFSSFIYGLFGIFLNGLIIDYLLRKFSETKEVVIISEECDKVKEFIMYSLEKGATIYEAKGAYTNDKKEIIRSVVTKREFFKLKDYIMSIDANAFITVNDIHATFGLGFRDITD, encoded by the coding sequence ATGATTGGATTACTTAATAAAATGAATATAGAATTTAAAAAACAATTTAAAGATTATTTCTATATTACTCTAGGGTTATTTTTAGTTGCACTTGAAATACATCTGTTTATGGTGCCTAATAATTTTGTTACAGGTGGTGTTAGTGGGTTAGCCATCGTTTTAAAAAATGCTGCGAGTCATATTCCTGAACAATATCAAACGATTCATTTATTTGGACAAGCAATTAATATTTCCTTTTTATTTTCTTTATCAGGAATTATGTTTATTTTAAATACCATTCTCTATATTCTTGGGACGATTTTTATCGGATTTAAATTTGGCGTTAGAACAGTTTATTCTGGGTATATGTTAAATTTTCTGTATTATCTAATGGTAAAAATATACCCAATAAAGGAACCTTTAATAGACGATTTATTACTTCAGTTAATTATTTTATCAGTGATGAGTGCTGCAGGATTAGCCATCGTCTTTAGACATCATGCTTCTACAGGTGGAACTGATATTACAGGTAAAATACTTAATAAATACTTTCATATTGATTTAGGAAAAGCAGTTTTATTATCTGACTTAGTTATCACAATATCAGCCTTTTCTATTAATGGGTTTAGTTCTTTTATTTATGGACTATTTGGTATCTTTTTAAATGGGTTGATTATTGATTACCTTCTTCGTAAATTTAGTGAAACAAAAGAAGTAGTGATAATTAGTGAAGAATGTGATAAAGTAAAAGAATTTATAATGTATTCTTTGGAAAAGGGAGCAACCATTTACGAAGCAAAAGGAGCTTATACAAATGATAAGAAAGAAATCATTCGTTCTGTCGTTACCAAAAGAGAGTTCTTTAAATTAAAGGATTATATTATGTCGATAGATGCAAATGCATTTATTACTGTTAATGATATTCACGCGACATTTGGTTTGGGATTTAGGGATATTACAGATTAA
- a CDS encoding TetR/AcrR family transcriptional regulator, translated as MMNLLVKEPKTKRGLNTLNRICDSARKLFYEKGYYNTSINDITDGANIAPGTFYIYFNDKINLYKYLLLQYSHDIRKTIGVAIEKCDTRYEKERVGLKTFLEYIRTHKNAYHIIWESLYIDYELFKEYYINFGLRYTKGLCVAQHNNEVKDINPTVLSFMLMGVSNFIGLKYVIFEDGKPFDNIVDQVMDILENGMFTKSK; from the coding sequence ATCATGAATTTATTAGTTAAAGAACCTAAAACAAAAAGAGGACTTAATACATTAAACCGGATTTGTGATAGTGCCCGAAAATTATTTTATGAAAAGGGATATTATAATACTTCCATTAATGATATTACGGATGGTGCTAATATTGCACCAGGCACTTTTTATATCTATTTTAATGATAAGATCAACTTATATAAATATTTATTACTTCAGTATAGCCATGACATTCGAAAAACAATTGGGGTAGCGATAGAAAAGTGTGACACCAGATATGAAAAAGAAAGAGTTGGTTTAAAAACCTTTCTAGAATATATTCGCACTCATAAAAATGCTTACCATATCATTTGGGAATCCCTTTATATTGATTATGAATTATTTAAAGAATATTATATTAATTTTGGATTACGTTACACCAAAGGCCTTTGTGTTGCTCAGCATAATAATGAAGTAAAAGACATAAACCCAACTGTACTATCGTTTATGTTAATGGGAGTCTCTAATTTTATTGGATTAAAATATGTGATTTTTGAAGATGGTAAACCATTCGATAATATTGTTGATCAAGTGATGGACATTTTAGAAAATGGTATGTTTACAAAATCAAAATAA
- a CDS encoding acetyl-CoA C-acetyltransferase, translating into MSRVFIVAAKRTAIGSYLGTIKDVHAADLGATLVKNILEEAKLDKTMIDEVIVGNILSAGLGQGVGRQVAIKSGLPVEVPGYSLNMVCGSGMKTVMNAFANIQVGLHQLVLAGGVESMSKAPFLIPDKTRSGYKMGDMKIKDHMVYDALTDVYNGYHMGITAENIAEKYQITREAQDGFAYQSQQKAINAIDCSRFKDEIVPIEVKTRKETIIFNQDEYPNRKTNLEKLAKLRPVFKKEGTVTAGNASGINDGASMILLASEEAIEKYQLTPLVEVVGIGQSGVDPSVMGLGPVPAINQVLKQTGLSLTDIDLMELNEAFASQSLGVIQELSDTYGVTHDWILERTNVNGGAIALGHPVGASGNRIMVTLLHEMKKRECSYGLASLCIGGGMGTAVILKNINK; encoded by the coding sequence ATGAGCAGAGTGTTTATAGTAGCAGCTAAAAGAACAGCGATAGGTAGTTATCTTGGTACGATCAAAGATGTTCACGCAGCTGATTTAGGAGCTACATTAGTAAAAAATATTTTAGAAGAAGCAAAATTAGATAAAACAATGATTGATGAAGTTATAGTAGGGAATATACTCTCAGCAGGACTTGGTCAAGGGGTTGGAAGACAAGTAGCTATTAAAAGTGGTCTACCAGTAGAAGTTCCTGGATATAGTTTAAACATGGTTTGTGGTAGTGGTATGAAAACAGTTATGAATGCCTTTGCCAATATCCAAGTGGGACTGCATCAACTAGTTTTAGCTGGCGGTGTTGAATCAATGAGTAAAGCCCCATTTTTAATTCCAGATAAAACAAGAAGTGGTTATAAAATGGGTGATATGAAGATTAAAGATCATATGGTCTATGATGCTTTAACGGATGTTTATAATGGGTATCATATGGGGATAACCGCAGAGAATATCGCAGAAAAATATCAAATAACACGTGAAGCCCAAGATGGATTTGCCTATCAATCACAACAAAAGGCGATAAACGCAATTGATTGTAGTAGATTTAAGGATGAAATTGTCCCTATTGAAGTAAAAACACGTAAAGAGACGATTATATTTAATCAAGATGAATATCCAAATAGAAAAACAAATTTAGAAAAATTAGCTAAATTAAGACCAGTGTTTAAAAAAGAGGGTACGGTAACTGCTGGAAATGCATCAGGGATTAACGACGGAGCTAGTATGATTTTACTAGCAAGTGAAGAGGCTATTGAAAAGTATCAATTAACGCCACTTGTTGAAGTAGTTGGTATTGGTCAAAGTGGAGTAGACCCTAGTGTAATGGGATTAGGACCTGTACCGGCGATAAATCAGGTACTAAAACAGACAGGATTATCGTTAACAGATATAGATTTGATGGAATTAAATGAAGCCTTCGCATCACAAAGTCTTGGTGTTATTCAAGAATTAAGTGATACTTATGGTGTAACTCATGATTGGATTTTAGAGAGAACCAATGTTAATGGTGGCGCAATTGCCTTAGGTCATCCAGTAGGAGCAAGTGGTAATCGTATTATGGTTACATTATTGCATGAAATGAAAAAACGCGAATGTTCATATGGTCTTGCGTCTTTATGTATCGGTGGTGGAATGGGTACAGCAGTAATTTTAAAAAACATAAATAAATAA